The following is a genomic window from Nicotiana tabacum cultivar K326 chromosome 3, ASM71507v2, whole genome shotgun sequence.
AGTCTAAATATACCACTGCTATAATattattggttcaaatatacccttcTCCTGTTAAGTTTGTCCAAGGTTGACATCCAATCCTATGTGGCATTGATATTTGATGAGCTGGATGTCACATGGCATGCCACCTCAGTGCCCCTAATCCATatataaaagactaaaatttaaaatacaatattttttaCGGCAAAGGgctaaatatacccctctactttcaaatattgtttacttgtacccttcgttatactattgggttatccaTACCCCtaccgtcatactttggaacaaaaatacccctattgtcatactttgaaacaaaaatacccctattttGGATAGAGTGCCACGTGGCAACACCAGATTATAACGACCAATTTCTCTTTTTTACTTGATCCGTTTTTAAAAAAACCCCACAAACCGAcctctattttcattttttccagttttttttatttaaaatttcagtttttaaaaaacgaaaatattttgttaaaaacaaattttttttcctgtttttacaaatttgtttttccaatttttccaaaacaaaattcttttaaaaaactgaaaaaataaaaaataaaaattcaaaaacgaaaacattttgttgaaaataatgttttcaatttttaaaaaatgaaatattttgttaaaaaatgaagatattttttttctatttttacaaaaaacaaaatcaGTTTATacaaaaaaattttgaaaaatgtttgtttttcatttttttcatttttttaaagattttatttttgtaaaaactgaaaaacaaatttgtataaactagattttttttttgtaaaaacagaaaaaaacatTTTCGTTTGtaacaaaatattttgttttttaaaaactgaaaacattatttcaataaaatattttcgtttttgagtaatattttttttttcattttttcagttttttaaaagaattttgttttgtaaaaactggaaaaacaaatttgtaaaaatagaaaaaaaaaaaatttacaaaatatttttgttttttaaaaactgaatttttttaaaaaaaactggaaaaaaatgaaaataggggTTGTGTTGTGGGTTTTTTTAAAAACGGATCGAATAAAAAAATGTGTCGTTTTGATATGGTGTTGccacgtggcactccatccaaaataggAGTATTTTTCTTTCAAAGTATGACAATAGGGGTAattttgttccaaagtatgacggtaGGGGTATGgatagcccaatagtataacggagggtatagttaaacaatatttgaaagtagaggggtatatttagcCCTTTGCCGTATTTTTTATGGTGGCAATAGTGATGGAGAGGAAGAAAATTTAAGTGGTGGAAAAAAATACAAGGGAGAGCTAAAATGGATTAGAAATGCTGAGGTGGCAAGCCATGTGACATTCATCTCATCAAATGTCAGTGTGAGGTAGGATTGGATGTCCACTTTGAACAAACTTAACAGAAAATGGGTATATTTAAACCAATAGTATAACGATAGAGGTATGTATATAGACTCAAAATATAACAAAGGGTACATTTAAACCTTTTTTGATAGGACGAAGAATATTTGGCTCTTTGGAGTTTTTTCCATGagattctgaaaaaaaaaatgtatgGATAATGAGAGAGCTCCCGAAACAataatgcaattaatttgaatgaaaatttttaaaaggaaaacaaaaaaaaaaatacaagtttCGTGTATTTTTGGGGGAATgattcacttttagtattattgTAATTTATGTATATACGtattggtttggtttagtttgGGTCGGACCGAGTCGAATCATACCtattttaattgaattattatttattaaactgaaaataaatttaaaaaaaaacgtaGAATAACAAAAAACTATCGGAAAGTTGTTTTTTCGGTcattatgatttttgtgtgagttagtaaaaattttatgatttttatataaaaaagcATCAATATATGACTTTGGTAAAATCATAGTTATATGACCATTTATGAAATTTACACTCTAACTTTAGCAGGTTAGCAATTTACCCACTTTTCAGTTTCCTTAACCGAACAGAGTACCTATATACTTATCAaagtttttctctctctttctctctctctatatatatatttatttatttttttaatttttttttcgtaTCTACTTTTGCCTCCCGGCCCTTCATGGGTGAGAAGTAATCTCCTTTAATTAATATTAAGTTGAATACTTGATTGACTAGTAGTATCATAAAGAGTTGAATCTGGACTGGTTAATTAATCGATCTCAAGTAATAAATTATAAACTAAACTATGTCAAATGGATCGGAAAGGGACAATAAGAATTCTGCATACCACTGTGgttaaaaatatgacataataataataataataataataataataataataataataataataataataataataataataataataataataataataataataataatactcgtTCTAAGTGATATCATCTACTCCAATAAATTTCTTAAGCATACACTCTCCCTTATAAGGAAAACGAGTGCCACAACATTAAAAATTGCTCCTTCTTTTAGTTGCTAATTTCTTGTCACTATTATATACTAGTAAGCTGGAAGCACAAAGCAGTGGAGGTTCATAATAACATGAATGACAATTTTGCCAATAATTCAAGCCTGATATTTCAATTTATGCACGCCCTACACTTCGAGACCTTTATTAGCTGAATTAAATAAACTTTCACCGCCAAATTTCCACTAACTAAATATTTAACAATTGTACATAACGATTACATTTTCTATTTGTCAAAGGCCACTGTAGTGAAGGATTGTGTAAACTAAACCAAGTAGGGAAATAAAAGCTGTGAATTATTTagcaaaataaattaataaattcaGAATAATCTTGAACACCCAATAAAAAGTCTAATGAAGATAAAATAGACCGACATCCCAAAAGAGTCATTAACTTACTCGATAAGAGAATTGCAGTGATTTAATTTACTCACATAATAATGGAACTTGTATTATCTTAATAGTAATAACTAGAGGTGGACCCAGGATTTGAGCACGACGGGGGCACCGTTAAAAAGGGGGTCTATGATCAAAAGggtgttcaaacttcaaaaattataaaaaaaacttaCTAAACAAATCAAAATTAAGAGTGTGCTAATAGTTaaaaaaactgaagaaaaacCTCAAATTCTTAATTAGTTGTCATTGCTGAGTCAGAGTTGACGAATATCCGCTACTTTATCAAAGTGATTGTTGAAGAAAGTTGTGGAAGAAAGATTTGCATTTTCTACTTCTGGAGCACGATAAATTGGATTTGAGGTTTTTAATTTTAAGGGAGTGATTTGAAAAAGATTAAACTTAAGTAAGTTGACTAttatatattaaaactaaactacTTCTGAAGCGCGATAAATTGCAATTTAAAGCTTTTAATTTTAAGGGTGGgatttgaaaaacaataaaattaagttgactattatatattaaaactaaactataattgaattcaaacaaagataaaagtaaaaagtAAAGCAGGAGAAAGTGGTGAAAATGGGTTTAGAACCCACGACTACTTAAGCGTCCCCACAAAACCACCCTTTCCCGTCGCCTCTTTTTGTTTAGGGGCACACGAAAAATATTTAAGGGGTCTCAGTTGTATGCAGAGATATATATATGATATAATATAGAGGTCTTGCCGAGGCTAACGAGGTCCCATGACCCCTCAACCATCAATGTAGGTTCGCCCCCGGTAATAACAAAAGACAACCAATTATCAactctcattttctttttttcttgaaaTCCATTTATCATTCTAAATGTTTTTATAACGACCAAATGATCTGTTCATCATTAGAAGCCATGGTAAGCTGATTAACATGGAGCAAATTCAAGGAATCATCTCCACCATTAATATCAATATTATTCATGTTTTCTCCATAATAGTTCCATAAATCCTCAGTTTCTTTAGTTGTCGTTGCAGCATTTGCTGAAGTCTTGTAGTCAATGATCTCCTTTAGAGACTGCAGCCTATGGCTTAGCTCAGCCATTTGAGCTTTGAGAACAGAATTCTCTGCTTTCACATTCAAGTAAAGCTGATCCACCATGTTTATGTTAGTCACAATTTGGTTGTTTTCCTCCTTGAGTTGACTCATTTCAGCCATTAGGTCATCCAAATACTTCTGTTTCCTCATTCTTGATCTTCTAGCTGATTCCCTGTTGGATATCAACCTTTTGCGTTTCctttgatttattacttgttGGAGATGATCATCATTTTTGGAACCATAGTTCCTCAATTGGATTACTGACCTTGAAGATGTTCCACTAGAAGAAGCCATAACTCCTTACCAATGGTCTTGCAATTACAATATCATAGTACCCAAATTAGAGTTTAATTTGTATAAAAAGAATTTTTACCCCATTATTATATCTTTTTAAAAGACAACTATAAGTAATTGTTCGTGAAATTAGTTACCTGGAAAATAAGGTAGGCAACCCTGCTACAAAAGGCAAATAACAACTGAAATGTAGTCAAGGGGCTGGGATCTTGAATGAAGTTTAATGAGTAAGAAGAAGGAAACTGAGGTTTTCTGTTTCATGAAAACACGTAGAACCAGTAGAGGAAGACGACTGAGAAGGATTGAACTAAGTGAGTACGACGATGAAGAGTTGAGTTAATGGTAAAACCAGACAGAAGAACTTCACTGATTA
Proteins encoded in this region:
- the LOC107819918 gene encoding bZIP transcription factor 44-like, whose product is MASSSGTSSRSVIQLRNYGSKNDDHLQQVINQRKRKRLISNRESARRSRMRKQKYLDDLMAEMSQLKEENNQIVTNINMVDQLYLNVKAENSVLKAQMAELSHRLQSLKEIIDYKTSANAATTTKETEDLWNYYGENMNNIDINGGDDSLNLLHVNQLTMASNDEQIIWSL